From one Microbulbifer sp. A4B17 genomic stretch:
- a CDS encoding DUF5992 family protein, which produces MKKALLLFCALCSVNGWASGGYIAQSVEITAVANTAANGMSFTVKTANGNGLCNGESITFPLSVAGNAGNNEEIHSRAYAAALTALTTGKKVSIYSYEDSSVCNRAAFIEIFQ; this is translated from the coding sequence ATGAAGAAGGCGTTGCTATTATTTTGCGCCCTGTGCTCGGTAAATGGATGGGCTTCCGGTGGATATATAGCCCAAAGTGTCGAGATTACGGCAGTGGCAAATACTGCGGCAAACGGTATGTCTTTTACGGTGAAGACCGCCAATGGCAATGGCTTGTGTAACGGAGAGTCCATAACCTTTCCTTTATCGGTGGCTGGTAATGCAGGGAATAATGAAGAGATTCATAGTCGGGCCTACGCTGCTGCCCTTACTGCGCTGACCACTGGAAAAAAAGTTTCCATATATAGCTATGAGGACTCTTCGGTATGCAATCGCGCGGCCTTTATCGAGATTTTTCAGTAA
- the csrA gene encoding carbon storage regulator CsrA, producing the protein MLILKRRTGENLRIGTNISVTVLEVKGNQVKIGINAPKSLPVYREEIYVRIRRSGK; encoded by the coding sequence ATGTTGATTTTAAAGCGCCGGACCGGCGAGAACTTAAGAATTGGAACCAATATCTCAGTTACAGTATTGGAGGTTAAGGGCAATCAGGTGAAGATTGGGATCAATGCTCCCAAATCCCTGCCTGTTTACCGCGAAGAAATTTATGTGCGTATCAGGAGGAGTGGCAAGTGA
- a CDS encoding DUF5992 family protein produces MRKIIAISLMALSMQAVADKGWIATDVEVTAVTNTNSNGQSFSVVVTDGDGNYPCEDTTISFPLGAAGEDGDEGIHNRAFSLAITALTAGKRVSIYSYSDNSVCHAAAHIKLLK; encoded by the coding sequence ATGCGGAAAATTATAGCTATTAGCTTAATGGCACTCTCCATGCAGGCAGTTGCTGATAAAGGCTGGATTGCTACAGACGTTGAAGTAACAGCTGTTACAAATACCAACTCTAATGGCCAAAGCTTTTCAGTGGTTGTGACTGACGGTGATGGAAATTATCCATGTGAAGATACAACAATATCTTTTCCTCTTGGTGCTGCCGGAGAAGACGGGGATGAAGGTATTCATAACAGGGCATTTAGTTTAGCCATTACAGCCTTAACTGCAGGGAAAAGAGTTAGCATATATAGTTATTCCGATAACTCAGTATGTCATGCTGCCGCACATATCAAATTGCTTAAATAA
- a CDS encoding ROK family transcriptional regulator: MGKGSNSSGLRRYNERVVLTALRKTGAASKSDLARQTDLTAQAVTRIVDDLESVGLVMREGRRLGGKGQPSIMYVINPTGAYSVGIKVGRRNIELLLMDFGGTVLKKVCHEFEFPEPKFLLAKIESGLQTLTDTLPTKDRGKLVGVGIAMPWFIGAWTEELNMSEELAAQWQEINFAEEVAQRTYLPVFFENDCSAAAVAELQFGNGQDISNFLYVYIGTFIGGGLVLNDSLETGVHGNAGNLVSLPVPPSKLSSTPENHQAFELLLNRASLFGLRRHLRECGIEITSASELETVMDQARPQIQEWLDDCADALVYAFLSAISVLDLEAIIVDAHLPRFLLDELVEMISRRIKQVAPSGVFAPKIVSGKIGVDAIATGGAILPFYSIFAPDKTVLLKGGIPGRIST; the protein is encoded by the coding sequence ATGGGTAAAGGTAGCAATTCCAGTGGCTTACGCCGCTATAACGAGCGAGTAGTGCTCACGGCCCTGCGGAAAACTGGCGCGGCCTCCAAGTCCGACCTGGCGCGCCAAACTGACCTCACCGCTCAAGCGGTTACCAGGATCGTCGATGATTTGGAAAGCGTAGGACTGGTGATGCGAGAGGGGCGCCGACTGGGCGGCAAAGGCCAACCCTCGATCATGTACGTTATTAATCCTACCGGTGCCTACTCTGTCGGTATCAAAGTGGGACGGCGTAATATCGAGCTGTTGCTAATGGATTTTGGTGGCACGGTACTAAAGAAAGTTTGTCACGAGTTTGAATTTCCGGAACCCAAATTTTTATTAGCGAAAATTGAATCGGGCCTCCAGACACTTACCGATACCCTCCCCACTAAAGACAGAGGGAAACTAGTGGGCGTTGGTATCGCTATGCCTTGGTTTATCGGCGCCTGGACTGAAGAGCTCAATATGAGCGAAGAACTTGCCGCCCAGTGGCAGGAAATTAACTTTGCTGAAGAAGTTGCTCAGCGCACATACCTGCCGGTTTTCTTCGAGAACGACTGTTCAGCTGCTGCTGTTGCCGAATTGCAGTTTGGCAATGGCCAGGACATATCCAATTTTCTCTACGTCTATATCGGGACCTTTATCGGTGGAGGCCTGGTATTAAATGACAGCCTGGAAACCGGCGTCCATGGCAATGCGGGCAACCTGGTTTCCCTGCCAGTACCCCCCTCAAAACTTAGCAGCACCCCTGAAAATCACCAGGCATTTGAGCTACTCCTCAATCGCGCTTCACTATTTGGACTGCGCAGACATTTACGAGAGTGCGGCATCGAAATTACCAGCGCTTCCGAACTTGAAACGGTAATGGACCAGGCCCGCCCTCAGATCCAGGAGTGGCTGGATGATTGTGCAGATGCGCTGGTTTATGCATTTCTATCGGCAATCAGCGTACTGGACCTGGAGGCTATTATCGTCGATGCGCATTTACCCCGCTTTTTATTAGACGAACTGGTCGAAATGATTTCTCGCAGGATAAAGCAGGTGGCGCCTTCAGGTGTATTTGCGCCCAAAATTGTCAGTGGAAAAATTGGAGTCGACGCTATCGCCACAGGCGGTGCGATTCTGCCTTTTTACTCAATTTTTGCACCGGATAAAACAGTTCTATTAAAGGGCGGCATACCAGGAAGAATATCTACCTGA
- a CDS encoding glycosyl hydrolase family 32 has protein sequence MAFNLDNKWVWDFWFAQDGDQYHVFYLQADKSLGDPELRHWNVSVGHAVSTDLIHWTTLQDALKPSPRTATASEEAADSYTTWTGCVHREGDTWYMFYTGTKYSEKGLIQRVCLATSKDLLHWEKHPNNPLVELDPNFYDGLNLEYWHDASWRDPWIVKDPTQNLYHMYLTARCNQGSPDGRGAVGYASSTDLIHWKVGQPVLAPGWYGEMEVPQIEYIHGRYYLFCSVSTKFHSAAHRQSMQGTPLTGTKYFIADDLNGPYEVVGDGFIGADQQGSLYSGRVIQGPDQHWYLLAFNRDDAEGNFIGGICDPKRIEFMDDGQLELAKD, from the coding sequence ATGGCATTTAATCTCGATAATAAATGGGTATGGGATTTTTGGTTCGCGCAGGACGGCGACCAGTACCATGTATTTTACCTTCAAGCCGATAAATCACTGGGCGATCCTGAGCTGCGCCATTGGAATGTATCTGTCGGTCATGCCGTTTCTACGGACCTTATTCATTGGACAACGCTCCAGGATGCATTAAAACCCTCACCTCGAACTGCAACCGCCAGTGAGGAAGCTGCAGACTCTTACACTACCTGGACCGGCTGTGTACACAGAGAAGGCGACACCTGGTATATGTTTTATACCGGTACTAAATATTCGGAGAAAGGCCTGATTCAGCGGGTCTGCCTGGCAACTTCCAAGGACTTATTACACTGGGAAAAACACCCCAACAACCCCCTGGTGGAATTAGACCCCAATTTCTACGATGGCCTGAACCTTGAATATTGGCACGATGCATCCTGGCGTGACCCATGGATCGTTAAAGACCCCACGCAGAATCTCTACCATATGTATCTCACTGCGCGCTGTAACCAGGGCAGCCCTGATGGGCGTGGCGCAGTTGGCTATGCCAGCTCAACGGACTTAATTCACTGGAAAGTGGGGCAACCTGTACTGGCTCCCGGCTGGTATGGCGAAATGGAAGTACCGCAAATTGAATATATCCATGGCCGCTACTACTTATTCTGCTCAGTATCGACAAAGTTCCACAGCGCTGCCCATCGACAATCCATGCAGGGTACACCACTGACTGGCACAAAATATTTTATCGCCGATGATCTGAATGGCCCATACGAAGTGGTTGGAGATGGCTTTATCGGCGCAGACCAGCAGGGATCACTCTACTCCGGCCGGGTTATCCAGGGGCCGGACCAACATTGGTATCTGCTGGCTTTTAATAGGGACGATGCCGAGGGCAACTTTATCGGCGGTATCTGCGACCCCAAACGCATCGAGTTTATGGACGATGGGCAACTGGAATTGGCCAAAGACTAG
- a CDS encoding TonB-dependent receptor, producing MIAEGFQAGSETQKHFKPHSIALAVAMASSVAVPATAEEMPEIEEVMVTATARPVTKMESSVSVSALDTEEMAKYAPRSTAELFRSLPGIRAESSGGSGNANITVRGIPLATGGSKYMQIQEDGLPVLEYGDINFGNTDNFVRTDSSLARIESVRGGSASTFASNSPGGVINMISNTGEEEGGNVGLSFGADYDESRLDFGYGHHLNDTLRFYVGGFLREGEGIRETGFDGDSGGQLKANLTKEFDNGYVRLYYKHLDDQVTTYLPGPVTYKGNGEFGTVANFDASSQTLHSDNYRYISTFDAYGNPVTRDLSDGIESLVEAYGFETKFEFNDGWTVTDKFRISDVSGSFISPFTDTFGDYGPQSTQDMADTICANAVSNSGEAIDCSAGTTVTYANGEEAEGLAYVDLLFDTEIHDLGLVVNDFKVDKLIGDNIVVSGGFYYSNQNIKTSWNSWNALIQTVDGSNSENLTITANANGDVLVDDGVWSASFLSWAWDLEYETYAPYMNVAIDIGDFTFDVSARHDMVSAKGSLVSSCCGGDTDYDLNGDGIISDVESASASDAFGFTGGIITMANGSTQLVDYDADNTSFSLGGNYILNDSMAIFARYSEGGRAIADRLLQISGALNSDGSLTDTTDGFDSVDQLEIGYKLSTGDLDFFATYFNTVTEETNAEITSGLTFVREYEAQGIELEAAYSYGDFSVNGNLTWTDAEISKDANDSSVVGNTPRRQADFIYTITPQYNFGDDFTFGASFQGSTEYFVSDSNQLKQEGYVLINLFGSYYLTEDLTVSFNVNNLTDEFVVTEVEESYAEVGDIVRGRAISGRSTSVSFNYAF from the coding sequence GTGATTGCAGAGGGCTTCCAAGCAGGTTCAGAGACACAGAAACACTTTAAACCACACTCCATAGCCCTGGCAGTTGCCATGGCCTCCAGCGTAGCGGTACCGGCAACAGCTGAGGAAATGCCGGAAATTGAAGAGGTGATGGTTACCGCAACCGCCCGACCGGTTACCAAGATGGAATCCAGCGTATCCGTTAGTGCACTGGACACTGAGGAAATGGCGAAGTACGCCCCGCGCTCTACCGCAGAGCTGTTCCGCAGCTTACCCGGTATTCGGGCGGAATCCTCCGGTGGCAGCGGCAATGCAAATATCACCGTTAGGGGTATTCCCCTGGCAACTGGCGGCTCCAAATATATGCAAATCCAGGAAGACGGATTGCCTGTATTAGAATACGGCGATATTAATTTCGGTAACACTGACAACTTTGTTCGCACCGACTCCTCTCTCGCACGTATAGAAAGCGTACGCGGCGGCTCAGCCTCCACCTTTGCCAGTAATTCCCCTGGCGGTGTGATCAATATGATCAGCAATACCGGCGAAGAGGAAGGTGGTAATGTAGGACTTTCCTTTGGTGCGGACTACGATGAGTCCCGGCTGGACTTTGGCTATGGCCACCACTTGAATGATACTTTGCGATTCTATGTCGGCGGATTTTTAAGAGAGGGCGAAGGCATCCGCGAGACGGGCTTTGATGGGGATTCCGGCGGCCAACTCAAGGCCAACCTCACCAAAGAGTTTGATAACGGTTATGTCCGCCTCTATTACAAACATCTCGATGACCAGGTAACAACTTATCTTCCTGGCCCTGTAACCTATAAAGGCAATGGCGAATTCGGCACGGTTGCCAACTTCGATGCCAGCAGCCAAACCCTGCATTCCGATAATTATCGATACATTTCCACTTTTGATGCCTACGGCAATCCGGTAACCCGCGACTTATCCGACGGTATCGAATCACTGGTGGAAGCCTATGGCTTTGAAACCAAATTCGAATTTAATGATGGCTGGACTGTTACCGACAAATTCAGAATTTCTGATGTTAGCGGCAGCTTTATTTCCCCCTTTACCGATACTTTCGGCGATTACGGACCACAATCCACACAGGATATGGCTGATACCATTTGTGCAAATGCCGTAAGCAATAGCGGAGAGGCCATAGACTGTAGCGCCGGCACAACGGTGACTTATGCGAATGGTGAAGAGGCCGAGGGCCTCGCCTATGTCGATCTGCTCTTTGATACAGAAATACACGATTTGGGTCTGGTAGTTAACGACTTTAAAGTCGATAAATTAATTGGCGATAATATTGTTGTCTCCGGTGGCTTCTATTACTCCAACCAAAATATCAAAACCAGCTGGAACAGTTGGAATGCCCTGATTCAAACTGTTGACGGCAGCAATTCTGAAAACCTCACCATAACTGCCAATGCCAACGGAGATGTACTGGTAGATGATGGCGTCTGGTCTGCAAGCTTTCTCTCTTGGGCCTGGGACCTGGAATATGAAACTTATGCACCCTATATGAATGTGGCGATCGACATCGGCGACTTTACCTTCGATGTCAGTGCCCGCCACGATATGGTCAGTGCCAAAGGCTCCCTGGTTTCCAGCTGCTGCGGTGGTGATACAGACTACGATCTGAATGGCGATGGCATTATCAGTGATGTGGAAAGTGCTAGTGCTTCCGATGCCTTTGGATTTACCGGCGGCATTATCACAATGGCCAATGGATCCACCCAGCTCGTTGACTACGATGCAGACAACACCTCTTTCTCTCTCGGTGGAAATTATATTCTCAACGACAGCATGGCCATTTTTGCCCGCTACAGCGAGGGGGGTCGAGCAATTGCAGATCGGCTTCTACAAATTAGCGGCGCCCTCAACAGTGACGGAAGCCTGACCGACACCACCGATGGCTTCGACTCTGTGGACCAGCTGGAAATTGGATACAAACTCTCAACCGGCGATTTGGATTTCTTTGCAACTTACTTTAATACGGTCACAGAAGAGACCAATGCAGAAATCACCAGCGGCTTAACGTTTGTACGCGAGTACGAGGCCCAGGGAATTGAGCTGGAAGCAGCCTACAGTTATGGAGACTTTTCCGTAAATGGAAACCTCACCTGGACCGACGCCGAAATTTCAAAAGATGCCAATGACAGTTCCGTCGTAGGAAATACACCGCGTCGCCAAGCTGATTTTATTTATACTATTACCCCGCAATATAACTTTGGGGATGACTTTACATTTGGGGCGAGCTTCCAGGGGTCTACTGAATATTTTGTTTCTGACTCCAACCAGTTGAAACAGGAAGGTTATGTCCTGATCAATCTGTTTGGTTCTTATTACCTGACAGAAGACCTTACCGTTTCCTTTAACGTAAACAACCTCACCGACGAATTTGTTGTTACCGAAGTTGAAGAGTCTTACGCAGAAGTTGGAGACATAGTACGCGGACGAGCTATCAGTGGCCGATCCACCAGCGTCAGTTTTAATTACGCTTTTTGA
- a CDS encoding response regulator receiver protein produces MLRLKAFICLVFLSFPVAAEEVWFTSTVTRVYPHGDGRFVITFADDSASCTNGVDPKYHWVKVGENGVTEEGLNLMFAAALAGAAAGKEVRINFDDSTSSCYISRLFVIY; encoded by the coding sequence ATGCTAAGACTTAAAGCTTTTATTTGTTTGGTTTTTCTTTCATTCCCTGTGGCTGCCGAGGAGGTTTGGTTTACTTCAACGGTCACAAGAGTATATCCTCATGGAGATGGTCGATTCGTTATAACTTTTGCCGACGATTCTGCCAGCTGTACAAACGGTGTTGATCCAAAGTACCATTGGGTAAAGGTAGGGGAGAACGGTGTTACAGAGGAAGGGTTAAATCTAATGTTTGCTGCAGCTTTAGCGGGAGCTGCAGCAGGAAAAGAAGTTCGAATTAATTTTGATGATAGCACGAGCTCCTGTTATATAAGCAGGTTGTTTGTTATATATTGA
- a CDS encoding RHS repeat domain-containing protein has translation MKYTGREVYRVLSSNSRGQVTDFDINSGGVRISNGYDSATGRLLSQKADNSASATTVQQMAYGWDAVGNLVSRNNQRTGKKESFCYDNLNRLLQVNANTTSTSSCNSDATDTQYQYDSIGNILSKDGAAYLYESAKPHAVTKAAGVDYAYNDSNGNLTSDGTGRTFTYTTFDKPSLITNTQSGDSTAFTYGPDRARYQRVDTRSDGEVVTTLYLGGVERIHYQSEGSYHWKRYLPGGAVFTYETNGAYEQQSLTERYLLTDHIGSTDVVLDENGSVLESQSMAFDPWGKRRDSDWDSLEISDLIGSNYQLMDSLNEITTHGFTGHEMVDALGIIHMNGRIYDPNLGRFLQADPMIDGVEDTQGYNRYSYVKGNPLTVVDPTGYYGINDFFDDANEILDDALGGLGISFQVGVTYGATGTGVDISGGNFWSQLGTAGAAAPEGAVGGAFGDDEEDSSFLDDIAITLGPFDQSEFEGPFSPEVTKHLVGDSDSKQPDTEGSFGAFALGAVRMFMLDTLVSAHSYMTGMTPEQIGDPMGLRPSGGAQVAGAEMYEDNALIINSAMLLVPGRNALSARQLTTRTLTTVENRGAFGHKANIGLKKQLKSEEQLADIYNGGGIPTHGADSPRQLDVAERLVRMYGGNAGDWQKVSSDAYHAVDGGHVEIHAYRNIETGLVVEPKSIAFPQEKGSQ, from the coding sequence GTGAAGTATACCGGGCGTGAAGTATACCGGGTGCTCAGCTCCAATAGCCGTGGCCAGGTAACGGATTTTGATATCAATAGCGGCGGTGTTCGTATTAGTAATGGCTACGATAGCGCCACCGGACGCCTGTTGTCGCAAAAGGCCGATAACTCCGCATCTGCGACTACCGTTCAGCAAATGGCTTACGGTTGGGATGCCGTAGGCAATCTGGTTAGCCGCAACAACCAGCGCACCGGCAAGAAGGAATCCTTCTGCTACGACAACCTCAACCGCCTGTTGCAGGTTAATGCCAATACCACCAGCACCAGTAGCTGTAACTCCGACGCTACTGACACCCAGTATCAATACGACAGTATCGGCAATATCCTCAGCAAAGATGGTGCTGCCTATTTGTATGAAAGTGCCAAGCCCCACGCGGTTACCAAAGCGGCTGGAGTGGATTACGCCTACAACGATAGCAATGGCAACCTGACTTCCGACGGTACCGGCAGGACGTTCACCTACACCACTTTCGATAAGCCGTCCCTGATTACCAATACCCAGAGTGGTGACAGTACCGCTTTTACCTATGGCCCGGATCGCGCCCGCTATCAGCGTGTCGACACTCGCTCCGACGGTGAGGTGGTTACCACCCTCTATTTGGGTGGCGTAGAGCGGATTCATTATCAGTCTGAAGGAAGCTACCACTGGAAGCGCTACCTGCCCGGCGGTGCCGTATTTACCTACGAAACCAACGGTGCCTATGAGCAGCAATCCCTAACGGAACGCTATCTGCTCACAGACCATATTGGCTCTACCGATGTGGTGCTGGATGAAAATGGCAGTGTGCTCGAAAGCCAGAGTATGGCCTTCGATCCCTGGGGTAAGCGCCGCGATAGCGATTGGGACTCCCTGGAGATCAGTGACCTGATCGGTAGCAACTACCAGCTGATGGATAGCCTGAACGAGATCACCACTCACGGCTTTACCGGCCACGAGATGGTGGACGCCCTCGGCATTATCCATATGAATGGCCGTATCTATGACCCCAATCTGGGTCGCTTCTTGCAAGCGGACCCGATGATTGATGGTGTTGAGGATACCCAGGGTTATAACCGCTATAGCTATGTAAAAGGCAACCCGCTAACTGTCGTTGACCCTACAGGTTACTACGGCATCAATGATTTCTTTGATGATGCTAATGAAATTCTGGATGATGCGCTGGGAGGGCTCGGCATTTCATTCCAGGTTGGCGTTACCTATGGTGCTACCGGCACGGGAGTAGATATTTCTGGTGGTAACTTCTGGTCACAGCTTGGTACTGCCGGTGCTGCGGCTCCTGAGGGAGCGGTAGGGGGCGCCTTTGGTGATGATGAGGAAGATAGTAGCTTTTTAGATGATATTGCTATTACTTTGGGGCCGTTTGATCAGAGTGAGTTTGAGGGGCCGTTTTCACCTGAGGTCACTAAACACCTGGTTGGTGATAGCGATTCTAAGCAGCCAGATACTGAGGGTAGTTTTGGTGCTTTCGCCCTTGGGGCTGTTCGAATGTTTATGTTGGATACTTTAGTATCGGCTCATTCATATATGACAGGGATGACACCAGAGCAAATAGGTGACCCAATGGGTCTTAGGCCTTCAGGTGGGGCTCAGGTTGCTGGAGCAGAAATGTATGAGGATAATGCGCTTATAATTAATAGTGCGATGTTGCTTGTTCCTGGAAGAAATGCCCTTTCTGCTAGACAGTTAACGACGAGGACATTAACTACTGTTGAGAACAGGGGAGCTTTCGGACATAAAGCGAACATTGGATTAAAAAAACAGCTAAAAAGTGAAGAGCAATTAGCTGATATTTATAATGGGGGAGGAATTCCAACACATGGAGCCGATTCACCTCGTCAATTGGATGTCGCTGAAAGGCTTGTAAGAATGTATGGGGGAAATGCAGGAGACTGGCAGAAGGTTTCCAGTGATGCGTATCATGCTGTTGATGGGGGGCATGTTGAAATACATGCCTATAGAAATATCGAAACAGGTCTGGTCGTTGAACCTAAAAGTATTGCGTTTCCTCAGGAAAAGGGCTCTCAGTAA
- a CDS encoding sodium:solute symporter produces the protein MNEEVMPVDFGLHPVDATILVVYFVFTIALGLFLSRRHDTAEDYFLAGRKMVWPLIGLSLFASNISSTTLIGLAGDAYSTGIAVFNYEWMAAIILVFFAVFYLPTILRSRIYTMPEMLERRFNSTARTYFSGLTIFLNIVVDTAGSLYAGALVMKLIFPELPIWTTISILAVIAGIYTICGGLAAVIYTDTIQALLLIFGSILISIFALDRAGGWENVVSQVSAEQLSLIRPIGDSSVPWLGLITGVTLLGFYFWCTNQFMVQRVLSAKDVNHGRWGALFAGLLKLPVLFIMVLPGTMAIVIFPELERADMVYPTLLFELLPVGILGLVLAGFVAALMSQIDSTLNSASTLVTMDFVRKFFPGLNQHQLMRVGQLVTFIFMILAVLWAPQIESFGSLFQYLQKVLSYAVPPVLALFLIGFFWRGANSKGAIATLLLGTLGGVGLFFVNEVFDWTNLHFLYIAPILFVFCSLVLVITSLLYPTEISKEAKSFTWSKSDFDTETVSLKAQPLWQNYRVLSVLLLIVTALVVGSFW, from the coding sequence GTGAACGAGGAAGTTATGCCGGTCGATTTTGGTCTCCACCCAGTCGATGCGACCATTTTGGTCGTCTATTTCGTTTTCACCATCGCCCTTGGGCTCTTCCTAAGTCGCCGCCACGATACTGCAGAGGACTACTTCCTGGCTGGGAGGAAAATGGTATGGCCTTTGATAGGCTTATCCCTGTTCGCTTCCAATATATCCAGTACCACTTTGATCGGCTTGGCTGGAGATGCTTACAGCACTGGCATAGCGGTCTTCAACTATGAGTGGATGGCGGCGATTATCCTGGTCTTCTTTGCCGTTTTCTATCTGCCTACAATTCTTCGCTCGCGCATTTACACAATGCCGGAAATGCTTGAGCGTCGCTTTAATAGCACCGCACGCACTTATTTTTCGGGATTGACTATTTTCCTGAATATTGTGGTTGATACTGCGGGTAGCCTCTATGCAGGGGCCCTGGTAATGAAATTGATATTCCCTGAATTACCAATTTGGACCACGATTTCAATTTTGGCGGTGATCGCGGGTATCTACACTATCTGTGGAGGTTTGGCGGCCGTTATTTATACCGATACCATTCAGGCTCTGCTGCTGATATTTGGTTCAATCCTGATCAGTATTTTTGCCCTGGATCGCGCAGGAGGTTGGGAAAATGTTGTATCCCAGGTCTCGGCGGAACAATTGAGTCTGATACGGCCCATAGGTGATTCGAGTGTGCCCTGGTTAGGGCTAATTACGGGAGTCACTTTGCTGGGATTTTATTTCTGGTGTACTAACCAATTTATGGTGCAAAGGGTACTCAGTGCGAAAGATGTTAATCACGGCCGCTGGGGAGCCTTATTTGCCGGTCTGCTGAAACTTCCCGTGCTATTTATCATGGTTCTGCCTGGCACTATGGCGATTGTTATTTTCCCGGAACTAGAGCGCGCGGATATGGTTTATCCCACTCTGTTATTTGAGCTGCTGCCTGTCGGTATACTGGGGCTTGTGTTGGCCGGTTTTGTTGCTGCACTAATGTCGCAAATTGATTCTACGCTGAATTCAGCTTCCACGCTGGTGACCATGGACTTTGTGCGGAAGTTTTTTCCGGGCCTGAACCAGCACCAGTTAATGCGTGTAGGTCAGCTGGTCACCTTTATCTTTATGATACTTGCCGTACTTTGGGCACCACAAATTGAGAGTTTTGGTTCCTTATTCCAGTATCTGCAGAAGGTACTTTCCTATGCAGTTCCCCCTGTACTGGCACTTTTCCTGATTGGATTCTTTTGGCGTGGGGCTAACTCCAAGGGAGCCATAGCTACTTTACTGTTAGGTACCTTGGGCGGCGTTGGCCTCTTTTTTGTCAATGAAGTCTTCGACTGGACAAACTTACACTTCCTTTATATTGCTCCAATTTTGTTTGTCTTCTGTTCACTGGTATTGGTGATTACCAGCCTGCTTTATCCAACTGAGATTAGCAAAGAAGCCAAATCTTTCACTTGGTCTAAAAGCGATTTTGACACCGAGACTGTATCCCTAAAAGCACAACCACTATGGCAGAACTATAGAGTTCTATCTGTGCTACTGCTTATCGTTACTGCGCTGGTGGTGGGTTCGTTCTGGTAG